One Myxococcales bacterium DNA segment encodes these proteins:
- a CDS encoding TVP38/TMEM64 family protein: GLTRVRFTDYGIASVGMLPGTLLYVYSGKLAGDVAALAGGPAVARGWGYYSVLALGLVATVAVTMLVTRSAKRALAEATGE; this comes from the coding sequence GGGCTGACGCGGGTTCGGTTCACCGATTACGGGATCGCTTCCGTGGGCATGCTTCCCGGAACCCTGCTCTACGTGTACTCCGGCAAGCTCGCAGGCGACGTCGCGGCCCTGGCAGGAGGCCCCGCAGTCGCCAGGGGATGGGGCTACTACAGCGTTCTCGCATTGGGATTGGTCGCCACCGTCGCAGTCACGATGCTCGTCACGCGAAGCGCGAAGCGCGCTCTGGCGGAAGCCACCGGTGAGTAG